The sequence cttatttcttcaactaaaaaaagatgactccatatatatatgtaattcccccatcacttatatatatttatgcttaacCCCTCAATTTTGGTCACATATTcccctttcttccctttctagacttttcctcctttttcttgattttcttttcttttcttgacttttcttacttggtcaaagacCAAGTGCCTCCTTTtgtacactttggcccttcaaaaatttccttgaacctttgtgaaattacccatttttacccctcgacttctctcaatattaccattttgtccctaaccttccgcattatttcccgGCCCGTTTTACGAATTTCTCTCTTTACCCTTaccctttctcaatattttccatgctATCATTGCCCACAATTAATATTCTAACAACTGCGCACATTGAAACTTTTTTTAGAGACcgagtcttgtccttaacttctcgccatggTCTCGCAACATCacgaacgtacgaagtacgagCTATAGCAATTGCGTTTCATGCACGCGAGGTACCCGGCggtgagtaggtgatgttagcggagATGTTCGGTACGGATTGGCGACTCCGTTTTCTCCGGAGTCTTCATAATTCGAGTGTTAAAGTTGTGATATCTCgggggttatgttagagactttgcgaacgaggtgtccagtgtatgatatgtcggatttgttttgtaagcggctatgctTGGGGTGTATtagtatgcattatgctacagatttgtttggcaagcggctatatatgGCGAAATCTTTGTTGTGCAtcatgttacgatttcatacgattgcatttcatttgatttgaaaaaaaaaaatgaaaggcatgtttgtttacgaaaaattttcattatgtgcttatgtcatgttttgcgggccccgatgattatgagtattacgaaagtctgggggttcgctcggccctaggcaaggttcgggtgcccatcacaccctatcggattaagggtgtgacattaagCTAATCacggcaagttaaggacaagactattttgggatccgaggtagagacttttaacctccgattttgttttaatgcacaagttgcttataaattttatttggtatggaatttttaatgaagattagggattaattaaccatgattagattattaagtgggattaaaaaatttaattacttcattaattggccattGTGGtggtgggccccacccatggcttggccaaatttgattggctcgaagccatgagtgggacatgtgtccaacacctaGGCATCATATAAGTAGTAAATTGATGTCAAGGAAAatcattcttcatcttcacaacaTTAGAAaacttaagagatagagagagagactctcggccatggctggccgagattgaagtccttgagaattgatcaaaaatttatttttcttcaaagattccaatcaattggaaggtccctagtaacgtGAAGTATCTTTGGGAGCAATCaaatattcattcttgcaattaaCAAGTTCTAGCCGTTGAAGGGTTAAGCattaaggtaagaattgatcacttCTTATATGTTTTAGGGTAAGTTTGGATGTGTTGTGaacatatataaatgtgaattggatgtgtaaaaaaaagggtatatgttgatgttggaaagctgTCCAAGCCGTGGGCAgttttgtgtaggaatgatggattaattttacttagaattttggttattgttgttatagatATTATGATGggaatgaagggtttaatgattcaagttagagttgtaattatttgtgggctgttgtagggGTTAAAATGATGTTAGTAAAGTTTCTTGCAATTAtgtgaataatattgttaacgtgtggttgttggtatagttcatgaatttggaagaaaagaatgtgttgttgttattcttgttgaacttgaaagattatatgttgtattgtgtgttggttgggctattttggagtgttgtacgggctgtccagagtgtcctcgagtcatgtttggatagtctcgggttgatacttgaatgtatgattagtgatgttggcttggttgtatgtagttggtttgaatataagcgaagcgtcgtctaattatctcgaaaggaattattaacgttaggatacgttttgaatctcttcgtagtttaatcgtaattcttgacgtcttaatataggttgaaacactattgggcagcgtatacgtgttgtgttgtgagtaaacgctaaaggtatgtaaagcctatcccttctttcttttggcatgtcctagatgtaagtatgatacgatatgagcttcggggtaactctattcataagttccgagcatgtttatgattcttattcacttcttgatgttagacttcttaatatagtcgagctactgccctcgagtttctatatgattggatagtaaacgatgcgtaaaagttcctattcttgaaagacttcacaataactaatgaccataactttcataaatttgtttcgtattaatttgatacgtatctatgatccctgaggctttattttgatatagttcataatgatgttcaaaGAGTACTTAACATGGCTATCATCCTGGTACTcaagcgttggttagtctacttatctattgagtctcaaatgatgatttatatgcatatggttactcactactctgtttgtgcattctgttattacatctttcaccgagtccctcactagagggccgggtacggtatatatatatatatatatatatatatatatatatattatggtgttatgctgtgttatggtgttatgtcagacatgttatggtgttatcttgtgttatggtgctatctttgtgatacggagctatctttgtgatacggagctatcttgtgatacggagttatgcgtgatacggagttatgcgtAATTCgagtatcttgtgttatgacgccaaagacggggtggcgaccatgttcaccgagtcctataatgggccggatatgatatataatattgacatgcatgacttgtgtttcaaaagcaagcatgttggtattctggttattgtactcgttttctgtacttcttatttcggttataatcctgtttactgtatttcatgctttatatactcagtacatatttcgtgcgaccccctttcggggggctgcgtttcatgcccgcaggtacagattcttgctttggtgatccgccagcttaggatttctgttcagctgacttggagtgctccattgttccggagcctagctttttggtacagatccttttgttgtatatatatgcttagccaggggtacggcggggccctgtcccgtcatatgttactgttgtcactcttagaggtctgtagacatatgtgtgggttgtatatagttgttgttcagttctgtctgtatgacttatgttttgggacgttcccattcgtagtggcagccttgtcggcttgcgtatatgtatatgttttgggatgttgtgtgtagtggcagccttgtcggcttgcgtagatatatatatatatatatatatatatacatgttttggaagctaTGTGTTaagacagccttgtcggctcgtgtatggccGGGACGTTCCTatattgtgatagccttgccgcttatatacgatgttatgttgaaagttgtaactcctcggagACGAgttgttgtgatatatatatatatatgcgacaattttgagacgacatcatgcctttctatatatatgttctttgtTATGCTAGTGgtggacgattatagttatcgggtgtatacgagtgtccggctcgggcacGAAATCActgcctacggggttgggttgtgacacatTACACGATTGCTAGAGAAGTATGGTGTCACAAGAAGGCGTCCACTCCATATCATCCTCAAACAAGTGCAATGCGAGAGGTTTTCTATTAGGGTGATAAAGAATATCTTAGCCAAGACGGTAAATGCAAATTGAACCAATTGATCTCGAGCTAGATGATGCTCTTTGGGCTTATAGAATGGCATTCAAAACTCCTATCGGGACTTCGCCTTACTTATTCGTTTTTAGTAAGGCTTGCTATTTTTCGGTCAAACTCAAACACAATTCAATGTGGGCATTGAAGAAGCTAAATAGCGAGGCTACCAAGCTTCAGATATCTCAACTAAATGAGTTGGATGAGTTTCGGTACCAGGCATATGATAGTGCAGTTATGTACAAGGAAAATATGAAACACTCTTTTTGTGACAAAAAGATCTTGAAGCGAGATCTCCAAGTCAACGATTTGGCTTTTATTGTTCAAGTCAAGGCTGAAGCTCTTTCCAGgctatcacgacccaaaatccCATTTGAGTCGTGAGAGAACCTACCCTTACCATAGGCGAACCCCAACCCGAAGCAATACAAACATAGTAAATGCGAAAATTATAGAAACTCCCAATGTATTGAAATAGTCTTAATAACTAGCTAAAAATAATTCTAAGATAGCATACCCCAAAACCTGGAAGTCACAAGTATAAGAGCTGTCTAGAATATGATTACAAGTCATAAAAGCTAATACAACGCTGTCTGAAATTAGGAAGACATAAAAGAAGGATAGAGAAGAATCTGGTGCCGGGAAGGTATCAATAGCTCACCATGGACTCCAAGACAATGTTCTCCTACTATCACTGAATCAAGACGCTCAACTTGTGCCCGGATCTGTACCTGCACacaaaaggtgcagcaagtgtagaatGATTACGGGAAGCACGTGTCAGTAAGCTTCGTCGATCGACTCT comes from Lycium ferocissimum isolate CSIRO_LF1 unplaced genomic scaffold, AGI_CSIRO_Lferr_CH_V1 ctg12289, whole genome shotgun sequence and encodes:
- the LOC132041924 gene encoding uncharacterized protein LOC132041924, encoding MQIEPIDLELDDALWAYRMAFKTPIGTSPYLFVFSKACYFSVKLKHNSMWALKKLNSEATKLQISQLNELDEFRYQAYDSAVMYKENMKHSFCDKKILKRDLQVNDLAFIVQVKAEALSRLSRPKIPFES